A window of the Streptomyces luomodiensis genome harbors these coding sequences:
- a CDS encoding peptide MFS transporter: MASSLTKGATAQGTPAGGKTFFGHPRGLATLFMIEMWERFSFYGMRALLVVYLISGGPDAKVGGQGGGLGMSEGNAVAIYSVYLALVYLLAMPGGWFGDRVWGPRKTVVIASGVVMAGHLALSVPGEATFFVGLGLVALGSGLIKANISTMVGQLYDGPQDPRRDGGFTLFYIGINIGAFAAPLVIGTVGQSYNWHLGFALAALGMALGLIQFLIGTRHLSPESSTVPTPLAAEERRSWLRKAMIWLIVAAVFYTGVALSGSWTLNWVLVPITVLGLIIPTGVLIRIKRDRDLSAVEQTKVSGYIWFFVAAAVFWMIYDQGGSTMSAFADAKTADTIFGLHFPSSWFQSVNPLMIMALAPIFAWLWLWLARRDREPNTTVKFAMALVLIGASFFVFVVPMAMAEDGTKVSPLWLVSIYMVQTMGELCLSPVGLSVTTKMAPAKYASQMMGVWFLAVTAGDCVTGLLSIAGVDLSGVGVIALEAALAALAGFAVFMYRKKVVALMADVH; this comes from the coding sequence ATGGCGTCCAGCCTGACGAAGGGCGCCACCGCGCAGGGGACCCCTGCCGGCGGCAAAACCTTCTTCGGCCACCCCCGCGGCCTGGCCACTCTCTTCATGATCGAGATGTGGGAGCGGTTCAGCTTCTACGGCATGCGGGCTCTCCTCGTCGTCTATCTGATCTCCGGCGGCCCCGACGCCAAGGTCGGTGGACAGGGCGGCGGGCTCGGGATGTCCGAGGGCAACGCGGTGGCCATCTACTCGGTCTACCTGGCCCTGGTCTATCTGCTGGCCATGCCCGGCGGCTGGTTCGGCGACCGGGTCTGGGGTCCGCGCAAGACCGTGGTCATCGCGTCCGGAGTCGTGATGGCCGGACACCTGGCGCTCTCCGTCCCCGGCGAGGCGACCTTCTTCGTGGGCCTCGGCCTGGTGGCGCTCGGCTCGGGTCTGATCAAGGCCAACATCTCGACGATGGTGGGCCAGCTCTACGACGGGCCGCAGGACCCGCGCCGGGACGGCGGCTTCACCCTCTTCTACATCGGCATCAACATCGGTGCCTTCGCCGCCCCGTTGGTGATCGGGACCGTCGGCCAGTCCTACAACTGGCACCTGGGCTTCGCGCTCGCCGCACTGGGCATGGCCCTGGGCCTGATCCAGTTCCTGATCGGCACCCGCCACCTGAGCCCGGAGAGCAGCACCGTCCCCACCCCGCTGGCGGCCGAGGAGCGCCGCTCCTGGCTGCGCAAGGCGATGATCTGGCTGATCGTCGCCGCGGTCTTCTACACCGGGGTGGCCCTCAGCGGCAGTTGGACGCTCAACTGGGTGCTGGTCCCGATCACCGTCCTGGGCCTGATCATCCCGACCGGGGTGCTGATCCGGATCAAGCGCGACCGGGATCTGTCGGCGGTCGAGCAGACCAAGGTGAGCGGCTACATCTGGTTCTTCGTGGCCGCCGCGGTGTTCTGGATGATCTACGACCAGGGCGGTTCGACGATGTCCGCCTTCGCGGACGCCAAGACCGCGGACACGATCTTCGGGCTGCACTTCCCGTCCTCGTGGTTCCAGTCGGTCAACCCGCTGATGATCATGGCGCTGGCCCCGATCTTCGCCTGGCTGTGGCTGTGGCTGGCGCGGCGCGACCGGGAGCCGAACACCACGGTGAAGTTCGCGATGGCCCTGGTCCTGATCGGTGCCTCGTTCTTCGTCTTCGTCGTGCCGATGGCGATGGCCGAGGACGGGACCAAGGTCAGCCCGCTGTGGCTGGTGTCGATCTACATGGTCCAGACGATGGGCGAGCTGTGCCTGTCGCCGGTCGGTCTGTCGGTGACCACCAAGATGGCGCCGGCGAAGTACGCCAGCCAGATGATGGGCGTGTGGTTCCTGGCCGTGACCGCGGGCGACTGCGTCACCGGGCTGCTGTCCATCGCCGGGGTCGACCTGAGCGGGGTCGGGGTGATCGCGCTGGAGGCGGCCCTGGCGGCGCTCGCGGGCTTCGCGGTCTTCATGTACCGGAAGAAGGTCGTGGCCTTGATGGCCGACGTCCACTGA